GAGAGTTGGGCATTGAAGCACATACAATGTAGTCGCCAACTGGCTTTCCAGTGCTGGGGTCGATTCCTTGAGCAGGCAAACCCGGAAGTGGTGAGTCCTACGAAGTTGACAGTTTAAAATACACTACAAAAAGGTTGATTCAAAGGCGCCTACGTTTGTCCCGATACGACGCATGGACTTCTCTGCAAGCTCAAGGTATGTCTTGTTGCCCGTATATTCGGCGAGTTTGGCCCATTCTAGTATCAATGTACCAGCAACAGCTGAACAAGTTATGGGATCAATCAATGAAGCCTGAATAGCTGCAAAATGTTATATCACATACCAATTCCCGACTGAAATAAAGGTTATTAGAGTATACTGACAGTAAGAGTATCTGATATGATGGAGACCCAGTACACACCTCTTCGATGACCGGGGCGTCACTCGTAAAATTTAGATTATTATAAGGAAAGTCGTTGGTTCCCTGCCATCCGTTTGAGAGCTTGTTTCCAACATCTCGTGCACGGTCTATCAAAGCGTGATCCTTTTTCCCACCTAGTTCATAGGCAGAAACCAGTCCTCCGAGGTATCGAATGGTGGTTTCGAACAGAGACACGTTATCGGGGGTCTTGGTTCGGTTAAGTCAATCTTTGAGGAGAATTCTACCGCTTCCGTAAAGAGATCCTACAGAATTGGGGATATTATAATCAGGTTCCAAGGCTCATTAATGTGTACTAACCTCTAGGCCCATAATTTTCATGGTGGACATTGCGTCCACAATTGTTGCACCCCACCCATTGCGATCTTTGAATGTGAAATCTCAATTAACTGGACAATCGATATCTCAAATCACAGCCCACCATCTATGAAACTCTTGCTTAAAGGGGCAAGAGAATCGTGTCCCCAGGCATACTTTTTGTAGTCTCCATACGCAGCGGTAAAAAGGTCTATAGCGTCCCGCCCCTTTTCAGCCGCATCTGGTCTGAAATGGTCGATTGTGAGTCACTCGTGTACAACAAAAAGGGCATAAAACGATACTTACGGTAACTGCAGCTCTGGTTTCTGTATAGACCACGCCCGAGCGATCGTCACAGAGGACAGTAAAAGTATACAAGTGTGCATAACAGCCCAGGTCaggagggggggggagcGATTTGGGGAGAGGTTTACAGGAGGGATGTACCCAATTTGTATACAGTCACCACTGGGTTAACTTCTTAGTAAAGGGTGCCGGACGCCATTTAGCTGAAGTGTTCATGAATTACGATCTGGGTCCACACCCGAACGAAGTTGGGTTCACGAGGTCAACTACACTTCTCCAGGCGGCTTGACATTAGGTGAGAAGCCTTCGCGCTCCATCTGTAACTATATTCAACCCGAAAGTAGAATGCTTTGCCCCCTGCTCAATGTCCAGAATTTAGTATGACGAAATGCAACAGCCGTGGAACTATTCAAAGATAGACTCAGCGCCAGGCGATTGGTACTGGATACATAGGATAATATCTAGGCTTTTCTAGTATCACACCAAACATTCATCAAATACATCACGAACTTGCGAAGCTCAGAATACTCAGGCGAGTAACAAGGGGACGGATCCACGTGACTCCAATGATGTCTATTTCAGGCATTCTCAATTGACGCTCTCTGCACTTACCAAGACAAACGCCTTTTTACGGACTACGAGAAACGTTCTACTGGAAACAGATGTTGATCGTCTACTAAGGCGGCAAGCTAGTTATCGTAAGTTCAATGGAGCCGCGTGGGCCTATAAGTTCTTTAATTTAATGGCCTAGTTGACGCTGTTCTCGGGCTCGGCTAAATTGCTCACATTATACATGGCTGGTTCTCCCGATGTTATCAGATAAATGTGAGATACTTGTATGAGTGAATGATTTACCGGATAGAGCAAAGACGCCCGGATTGAGCAGGGCCAATATCGAAGGTTTTTAGAAACCCTTCGCTTCCTGCTTACCATAGCTCATCAACCGTAGGCCGGAAGCTGAACTCCCTATGTATCATACTACCCACACAGCACAGGGCTACCATCCATTCTATTACTTGCCAACTCTGACCATCAAATAAAATACAAAAGACATCAGccaaaaaaggggggaaAGCGATCAGACCCCTTGCTCCCATTATAAAGGATGCTTGCTTATAAATCCGTCGAGGTTACCATTTGCTTTCTTTTGAACAGTATTTTGAAGGAAAGAAAAGCCCCCGAATAACTGACCGAATAGCCCCAGAGCTTGCCCTGCAGTACCATTTCACGTTTGTTAGTCATATCTACCAGTGGCTTCCTCCTGAAAGCACAGGTGTCTCACCAGCCCATTTCGGTACGTCAAATGAATCTACTTGTTCTTTCACTTTTCCGTCAACCACCAGTATATTGGAAGTGATCTGGTTCGTAACCGGACGCCCGTTGAACTTGTAAATCGCTTCAAATTGTACGATAGCCTAGTGTTGATAGTTAGTAAGGCTAAAGATGAGGCGCCCTATCAACGTACCCTTTGAGGGTCCGATTCTGAAGGCTTGACTTCGTGTACGTTCCAGACCGCCTCAGTCTTGTCACGAGTGGAGGTAAACATTTTATACATGCCAAGCGCTCGGTCACCTTGTGTAAGGGTGGACAAAGTCAGATGACTTGAAATACTACGTCAAGAGTTAGAGAGTTCCCCTACCTTCCAGTTTTCCAAATGCCGGATCTTCGAAAGTATATCCATCTGCGGCCAGACTTTTCATTGCTTCAAAATTGCTGCGTGGCTATGAGAACACGAGCACTTTCGAAAAATACGAGGTTCCTTACCCTGCGCTGTAAGCCTCGAACCATTTGGTAGCAACTGCAACCGGGCTTTGGTCCATCTTGGCCTTGGGTGGGTAAAAGGGTGAACGGTTGTGTTAGTTGATGAGCAAAACAAGAGCGAATAACACGTGCTATGCCACAAGGTTTATAGACATCTAATTATGTAATTCAATTGATAAATTTATAGTAAATTTGAGTTACATTCATTTCTCGGAAACCGAATTGATAATGTTCAGGGCGGCCTGCATGTTAACATTGCCACCACTGATGACAATTCCGATATTTAGTCCTGCTTGCTTGTCGGCCGACCAGCGAGCAGCCGCTTCGTGGAATTCTGGGGAATAGAAAACAACCGCCAAGGGGACTGCAGCGGAGGGTTCAATAACTAGTTTCATACGCTCCCAGACGAATTTCATCGCACGACTaacatatatgcgccaatTAGCTTAATCTTAACCCATGAAGAGCAAAGAAACTCACGCGATTTGTTCCTCTGTGGCCATGCATATCGCATCAACATGGTCCAAGATAATAGGAAAGGTTAGCTTCCCAGTGGAGGTCAACAGGCCATCACAAAACGTTTGAGGGTTGACCGAAGGGACCCAAGTTTTAGTCTTGAATGATTCATAGGCATCCCCAGACCCTAGTAGAGTTGAATTGATGTCCAGAGTGTCATAAAGATAACACATACCAGCTGGCTCTGCTCCCACTACCTTGATCCCGGGCTTTAAACCCGTGGCAGCAAGCGAACACCCTGATAacattcctccacccccaacTGGTGTTATGATCACATCCAGAGGTCGGCCAATCTGCTCCGCCTGCTCCAAAAATTCGACTGCCATAGTTCCCTGTCCGGAGATGATACGAGGATCATCATAAGGGGGGACAATTTCAATAAGTTGCTCAGGGCGAGAAAGCTTTTCCTCTTCGATGACGCGATACATTGTTTCCTCTCGGCAGACAGAATAGGTTCGCAAAGTGTTACTGCTGCTCCATAGCCTCGTACCGCATCTATCTTGGCAGGTGTGGCATTACTCGGCATAACAATGCATGCCCGAGCACCTACGGAGCGCGCGGCATAAGCTAATGCTTGCGCATGATTTCCCGATGAATGAGTAACAACAGTTAACGAGGACGGGTCAAGTTCAGTATGCGACCTAAGAATCTGCAAAATCGCATTGGTGGCTCCCCGGAACTTGAATGCTAACGGAGGGTGATAATATGATAGGTGGGTTTGGGATATGGTTTTGTGAGAGTTCGTACCTCCAACTTTTTGTAAATTCTCGCATTTGAAGACCAATTGCATCGGGAACCCTCCTTGTTGCGTACTAGTTGCTAGCTGATCTGCCGTTTTTGACGTCAACACTGGCGTTCGATGGACATGGGATCTATGTATATGGTCATACACAACGTCCGACCCAATATGTATTCACGCAACGAGTGTGGAAATTGGACACCTGCCTTATCATTCCCATGGCCATCAAAACGTCCGAGACGCTGGCTGTGTATTTTCCAGTAGCTTCGGTGGACATACAAATAGTTTATCTATGAATCCAAGGAATTCGAATGATAAAGCTCAAGCGTCAACGTGAACGCTGCGCGTAATTATAATTATATAAGCCCATGTGTAATGTAACATTACACTCCTAAGCCCCTGCGATTACCTTTCCAGCCTCACGCTTCAGGGCCCAGTGTACGGCCTGAGCAACATCCTCCGCCTGATGGGTTGGTGTATGCGCCGGGGGAATACCGGTCGTGGGATCATAAACTCCAGTATGTACAAGAATCGATCCCCAACCGGCCCCGTTGGCCCGGCAATATCAGATGCTGGGTTGTCTGGAGAAAACGAATCAATGTTGTATCCGAATATATTGGAATTGGAACCGATGCCTACCGCCTATCATGTAGCTAACATGTACGTATTATTAATCAAGTAAAATCAACGTTTTAAAAGTGAACTTACATCGGAGGGGTTTCAATGTGGTTCGGATCGGTCCGCTCCATTTCAGCAATCTGGTTTTTGAGTACAATCTTTGCCCAGTCATAGGTGTCCTTGCAGGGTTTTCCATATTGCGTAAATGGGTATGCTTCGCCAAACTGAGCCTGAACGAGGGTTAATTTTATAATTTCACACTGCGGTACTACAACGTACCTGATATACTGCCTGGAACGCAGTAATAAATCCTCCCTGACCAAGACGTGGTTGAGGGAATGCTGCCCTCCATATAAGGTCTGGATTGCAAAAGATGAGATCGACAGGGCTCGGATTGGCTGTGGAACCGGGTGAGATCGAGTATTTTCATGCTGGAACTCTTCTTCGTACCTTTCTTCATTTTCTCCCATAAAGATGGCTCGACATATCGTCCTTGCAGAACATCGCATACAACCTGAGTATCCAGCAGCCAGTTGCGAGGGTCATGGAACACGATCACTGCATGAATGGGGGTGGTCGAGAAATTCCCGGGCTAGAAATCCATCCATGAGTTGTCGACAATAGCGCTAGGAGCCATGGCATACACGCGTGGTAGattgctcctccttggtaAGAGTATGAAAGGGCGAAATTCTGTTGTAGGACAAATACAAAATCAGATAAGTACCAGACTCTCTTATATGAGTAATGTTGACGGACGTGCTTTCCCATGCAAGAATATCGAGCGGCGTGTAAGCGTCAAGACCATAGCTATTGCAGGTAAGGTAAGTAAGATTGATGTGAGATAAATTGACTACACGTACCTCTCGGCGACGCGACGAACTGAATCTCCTATACCTCCCAACACCAGAACGGCCTTCCCCCTGTACTTGGGCACAAGTGACTTGATAATGGTATGTGCTTGGATCACTTGAGAAGTTTTgatctgaataatatataaagTAGGTCATAACGATGCGCAGTCAGCTCATACATTTGTGTTAAGTTGAGTTGACAACTCCTTGGCCCTGGTGTCTTCAATAACACCTCCACCATTAGTGAGCGTAATAAATGGAATCCTGCTAAATTTTGCTTATGAGTATACCGAAGCTGTTACAAGCTGATGAATCTTGTCTTACACCCCGAGCTCGTTCTGCCCTTCTAAAATTTTCATGGCTTCAAAAGCAGCAGGGATGGGGGTATGGCCCCGGAGTAGAACGCCATCCTGGACAAACCCAAGCTAAGTGCCTCGGCGAACGCACGAGCTGGAAACCCACTATGTCAAAAGCAAAGGCAACCGGAGGTCTGCGCCTAGATACACCGTGAAGGGAACGTACGTGCGTGGCTGTAGGGGGGTCGCTATATCAGCATCTGTATATTCGCCCAGACAAGCAAGATACATTTTAGTCCAGCTTCCACATAACTCGTGCGTATAGCACTGGATAATGAGACCTTGTTGTATTTTATCGATCTTAATATTCCAAGCATTGTAGGATACCAAACAAATACTAGTATGCCGCAAATCTGGAAGAGATAGTGGTGGTCGAAGCTCGAGTTGCTTCGCGTGAGGCAGGAATTTGATAGCTGATCGGTGCCTtaggcgccaagatcacactCGCCACATCGTAGCCACCTTGTACGCTGAGCCTGGATACAAATAGAGTAAGCCATCTCTTGTAACATGGATACTCAGCTTACTCTGTATCACCCCGCTGGAGTTGCTGAACGGAATGAAAATCTATGCGGTTCTCAGTAGTCCTATCACGTGACGATCAAGGCACCAACGGCGGCAAGTTCTCCGGTAACGAACGACCATACCTCGTCTTGATTTTTCCCCTGGTCTCTTCATCACCCCTACGGCACCACTACCAAATTCTAGGCTTCTTTATACGCAGAAAAACTTAATATTCATGCTGCCCAGCTACAATTCTTACAACCCTCGGCGGTACCAGTCCTTATCTCGACAGTCCTACTCGGGTCCAGGAGGATCTCTACGCGACCGCCTCCTCTCGCGATCACGTGTTACAAACTTGGGCCTCGTGCTTATTGGCTCCGTACTTGCACTCTCACTATTGTCTAATTTGCGCTATATCTACTTGTTACACGGATACGAATCCGATGGACGGATGGTAAATACTCCCCAATTGATCACTGATACGGTTTCATACAACCACAGTGAATCTGAACTCGACCACTTGATTATGGTTCCAGGGCATGCGATATGGAAAGGCGGCGATCCTGAAGAACATGAAAAGGACTCGGAATGGGTGCTTGACGTGGCGCAAGCTGGACGAGGGAATCCCAAAGCGTTTTACGCTCATATTGCCAAGGGGTGAGCCATGAATGCGTAGCTTTCGAAATGAATCATCTGAAACTTGGTTGTATAGTGCAGAACTGGCGCTCGCTGACAAGAATAGCCTTCTAATCTTCAGCGGGTGAGTTCAGCCCAAATAGACCGTATATCTCCAATCTCACTCGTTGCAGAGGTCAAACTCGCAAACCAACCCATCTAACAGAAGCACAATCTTATCTTTCTCTCGCATTGTCCTCAAAACTCTTGCCTGTTACACCATCTGACACGTTTCTCCGTGCAACGACTGAAGACTTTGCACTCGACTCGTACCAAAACTTAGTATTCTCGGTCGCTCGATTCAAGGAGCGTACAGGGAGGTATCCGAACCGAATTACAGTTGTCGGATTTGGTGTAAAGAAGCAGAGGTTTGAAAAGTTGCATGCGAGAGCAATCAGGTGGCCCGTAAATTCGTTTTCGTACGTGGGTGTGGATGTGGCCGACCAGGTTGACTTGGAAATCGCTGAGGATGGCGAGGTAAGCACTATTCCAGCCACAAATCTAAGTTTACTAATTTTTTTATAGCACAAGAACGGGTTTATACCTTACATGCGCGACCTCTACGGGTGCCACGACTTTTTAGCCGCCAAGCGCCGTTCGCGGAACACCGCAGCACGATTTCATCCGTACCACAACTCGGCTCCCGAACTTGCAGACTTGTTAGACTGGTGTCCTCCGTCCAGACACCTTTTGTTTTCCGGACCTCTACCTTGGAGTCATCGTGCATAGACTCACGGACAATGTTTCGAATAGGGATTGCTGTAGTAATAGCTTATAATAATCGGACTTTTCGTTTGCTTTTGTAGAAGAGCGACCGAACCTCGGAAATAGTGTGTTCTAAAGTTATGTACAACAAGAGATCACAGACATGCAAGTTAACGTTATGACATAAGAAGTACATTGCGCGAAAACAACAAATGATATCGTAGAGTccaaaaaaaagggggggagAAGAGGGGAATCAATGTAAAATACGAAAAAAGGTAACAGACGTGGATAGTCATCAAGATTCCAGTCGTATGTGAATTGGATCTCGTTCACAGTCATCAAGACGTTCGATTGCATTACGTGTGGCCGAGCGGGGCTGATTCGCGATGGACATTGCTCTTTGTTCGCGGTCGCTGGGACATTCGTTGACCCAACGAGCCCTTGCTACTACTCGCCCCCAACCCGTGAATAGGCACATAATCGGGATCAACCTTGCTGCACTTTAAATGGCATAGCAAATTATGCACAAACATGTGCTCGAACCTATTTTACCATATCAGTATCCTGTCAAACAAGCCAACTTCGAAACCCACCTCGCATTCGTAAACACCACCGCCATCGACTCGGAATCACACCGAAGGAGATTCGGGGCCATGACTAACGCCATGTTCGCGCTCGTCATCTTGGTCACCGACTGCACGCTCTCGGGCAAAAATAGCTGCAAGAAGCTAATCACGAACAATAGCACTCGACGGTTGTTTGTCGGGAGCTCCTTGACGAGCGCAACGACCCGCTCGGGATCTTCGGCCGCCTGGATACATGCATTGTACATATTTGCGGGAATGAGCGGCTCCTGAAGTTCTCGGAGCCAGAGCTTGAATAAGCTTGCGGGCACATTACAATCGTCGATTCCTGCCCAAAAAAGACGATGATTAAAATCTTTGTTTCGCGTGCAATTAATCAAGTGTGGGAATGACTATACCTTCAAGGTTATAGAACCCTTTGTCAATTCTAACCCGCAGATCGGAGACTTCATCTGCATCGCCCGGAATACGGAATATACCCTCCGATTTGGTTCCTCCGAGTGCCAGGATACCGTCTGCAAGAAAGGGAAGGATGATGGGGACTTTGCTATCTGCATAGGTACGTTCTTGAAGTCTCATGATGGCCGAGAGAGATTCTCCGAATGTGGAAGGATTAAATGCAGAGTCCTGGAACGACGAACGACAAGGTTAATTATAGGCACGTGTGTAAGAGGGGGAGGGGTGATAGAATGAGATGTGACGCACAGCTGCATTGGTGATCTCCGTTGCGGTAGGAGGTTTACCCCTCGGGCCCTTTTTCGCGATCACCGGCAGACGATGAAGACAATACTTGGCCATGACATCGATCCGACCCTCGGTCTGCTTGATCTTGGAGAGCATAAACGAGCGGAGGTAACCTTCAAAGTTCTTAGAAGGAGGAAATGTGACCAATAGGACGCAGAGCAGTTGCCAGCCCCGGAACGCGCTCTCCCTGCCATATCAAGTCAGTTTAGCGACAAAATCATTGGAGCGAGAGGGATACTTACGGACTGGGATTGTCCGTCAGCTGCTTGACAACTTGACAATAAATCTCGTCTCGCAGTTCGCCGTGTTCAATCCCTTCGGCTAATAACCACCGCTCCTCTTCTAGGACGTCACCAGTAGTTAGGCCACCGGACTTTCCACCCGTAGCTCCGGGCTTGGAACCAGATTTGCTTCGCCTTCCTGGTGAAATGCTCGGATCATTCAGAGACGAATTTGAACTGAGCAAGGATTCGGATGTGGGTACTCGTACGCCTACTGGGCGATCACGCTCGCGGTCCCCCATGATACGCTGTATAACCTTGAAGACAAGAACTGCATTCTTGTGCAACGAGCGGTTGAGGATCAAGAGCGGAGACGTAAGGGGTTGCTGTGACCGGGTCAGTACCCATTCTAATTCGATCAGAGATAACACACCTTTTGCCAGACCATCAGCTGTTCAACGGGCACCCTTCGGCGGAATATGAGACCGGTTCGGTGCGTCGAGAAATAGCGCCGAGCAAAATCCGAGACCTGGAATTGCTGGATGTCTTCCGCCAGCTGACGAGGAAGCATGCGATGATCTCCAGTGCTGAGACGTTTGGTACCCATTGCTTCAACCGGAATGGGCCTGGTTCGTTCGCGATTAATGGGGCTCATGGAAGCTGCAGCCTCTGGATCCAGGATGGGATTTCCTATCTTGAGGTCGCGGGCGCTCATGCGAGGGAGCTTGACATCGGCAGAAAGTGAATGCACGGCGTATTCGGGTGTTTGAGTCGTGTCAACTGAATGATGGGCCGTATCCATTGTTGGACGAGGACCTGCGTCAAACGTAACGCGCGAAGGAGCCGGGTCGTCGACTTGTGCCTGGGGTCGGACAATTTGTTCAGACATTGGCCGCATCGAGGGCGGAGGACCCAATCCACTGGGGATCCCATCCGCCGCGTTCGCACTGATACCGCCCGAGCTTGTTTTGCCTGTGTTACCGGCGACGTGCAGGTCAACATCGCTCGCATCGCTCTCTGGTTCCTTTTCTCGCTTATTGCTCGGCTTGGGCTTGCCGTCCTTGTCTTTAGGACTTAGTGGGGGAACCCATTTCCCCTTGTTACGCGGGCTCGGAGATTTCTCTTTTTCCTTGTCAGGTACGACCATTCGCGTGGTGGATGCAAACTCGCCAGGCACGACTTTGGAATCTGGAGAGCCAGATGAGACGATTCCCGCAGCAGCAGCATCAAGTGAGTGTTCTGTCTGGCCCTGTAGATAAGATGCTCCGCCTGACCGGCCCACGCTACGAGCACCAGTAGATACCGTGCGGGTACGCGCTGGCTTTCCAGGGTCGAGTCGGCCATCCTGATTGGCTGAGATGTCGACTGCAGAAGCAGAATTATGGGGGGACGAAGGAATAGGCGGGAGAGAGGATATGTGGGGCCGTAGGTGGTCTGAAGTCGTGCGACGCATGCTGGCAGAACTCGATCGCGCGCGAGACTTGGCTGGCTCTTCCTCTGGGATCGTAGAGACAGAGGTCGAGGCCACAGATCCGACCGGATGGTGCGTACGACTGAGCCGTCGACCGAGTGTTGTTGTCTGCACAATGCCGAGGGGGATGATAAACGCTCCTTTGGGTCGTGTCCATGATGTCTCGCCAGTGCGTGTGTGGTAGTAGTATGGCAGTGACCGCGACTCGTCTTGTAGCTCCCACCACTCTCCTTCGCTCGATGGGGGCAGCCTGGTCCATGTTAACAAAATTGCTTTAAAAAATAATACGCGTCGTACTTACACGAAATTACCTGCTGGAGGATCCCAACTGCACTCGCCTGTCGCAGGACACGCGTAAAAATGATTCTGTGTCTGGGGATCGATAATAGTGACCCAAAAGTTGGAGCCCCATGCCGTCGGATCACTGGCTGTTGAGCCTTCGTCGGCGGTTGTCCATCTCTGCGAGCTATCAGTGCTCGAATTCGTATGATGTGCCTTGTGAAAGTGTCGGTCGTCCATGCTTGAGACCTTGGGGTTATACACTCGAAGCACGGCAATGTCACGTGTGATAGGCCCGGGATTGGCAATCGGCAGCGGCAGCGTCAAGACCACTTGGTCGGTCTCGCTCACGACGTGCTCGGTCTTTCTGCGCTTGTGCAGTCGACGCAGTACTCTACTCCAGTGGGACATCGTGGCCTTCATTAGTCACAGAGACACACCCCAGGCTATTAACACTCACAAAGATCGGTGCTTTTGCTTCCTCAGGCCTGTCACACACGCTGCGAGTATGTGCGGGGAAGCACAATTAAAATAACAACTCGAGTCTTCCACTTCAGGATCCACGAGACCTCTGGTCCCTGGCCCCGCCTAAAGCCCAAAGGGGCTGGTCCTGTACAGCTCCCTCTCCTCCCTCCGAATTCGCGCGCATACTCTTGGTCTTctatcaccaccaccaccatgaAGCACCTCGAGGCAGGTGTCCCCGTCACTAAGCACACCAAAAAGCGtgtttcctgggcaataacCCTCGCCCTTGCTGCTACATGCGCTTTCTTCTACCGCACCGTGACTTGTCATTCCCGCACGTCAGCGTCCCTATATTTCGGCAGCCGCCCTCAGGTCCGCATCTCGGGAATAACCCACGTTGGCTACTATGATCGGGCTCATAGGTTAGTCCAGCTTGATTGTTCATTCGGTCCCCCCGCCCGATCCGGCTATACTAACTACCCTGATAAATGACTGCTTCGATCTTGATTTATACTCTCCTTTGCGGCTCTGCCTAGGCAAACCAAGTACCTCGGCATACCTTATGCGCAGCCTCCAACTGGAGAGCGCCGCTTCCGCCCGCCTCTTCCTATTTCCGTACCGCACAATCTCAGCCACGCTGTCATCCAAGCCAACTCATTCGGTCCTTCGTGTCCGCAAAGCACTCCCGTTCCGTATCCCATCTCCGAAGATTGTTTGACGTTGAACGTCTGGGTTCCGGACGTTCCTGCACCTGTCACGCGCTCTTTGGGGGAAGAAATAGCAAAAGGATTGCCGGTGCTAGTGTGGATATGTGGGTAGAGTATTCCATCATATCCGTTCATCGCTTTTGCACTAACCGGGTTTGTTTTGGTTAGATGGGGGTGCATTCATTAACGGGTCCACCCAAAAGTACCCGGCAGACGCTCTGGTCGAGGCTGCGATCGATCTCGTACGTATCATTTACTGGCCTCGGACTCACCATTTACGTTGTGATTACAGAAAAAACCGGTCATAGTGGCCAGTATGAACTATCGTCTTGGAATATTTGGCTGTAGGCTTATCGTGATTTGCCCAATTCGGGTAGTTTTTATTAACGAGATGGCTAGTCCCTGTCGGTGCTGAACCATCAGCTTCTGGTGCACATAACCTTGGCCTGCTAGACCAGCGTCTAGCGCTCGAATGGATTCATAAGAATATTGCACTCTTTGGCGGCGACCCCGAAAAGGTACTAATCCCACAATTCAATCAACTCAACCAACCCACTAAATAACACTGCCCACCTATTGACATCCATTACTATTAGATTACAATCTTTGGTGAATCAGCCGGGTCAGTCAGCGTCGGTGCCCAGATGTCAT
The window above is part of the Rhizoctonia solani chromosome 7, complete sequence genome. Proteins encoded here:
- a CDS encoding SnoaL-like domain protein, whose translation is MDQSPVAVATKWFEAYSAGNFEAMKSLAADGYTFEDPAFGKLEGDRALGMYKMFTSTRDKTEAVWNVHEVKPSESDPQRAIVQFEAIYKFNGRPVTNQITSNILVVDGKVKEQVDSFDVPKWAGETPVLSGGSHW
- a CDS encoding cysteine synthase; the encoded protein is MYRVIEEEKLSRPEQLIEIVPPYDDPRIISGQGTMAVEFLEQAEQIGRPLDVIITPVGGGGMLSGCSLAATGLKPGIKVVGAEPAGSGDAYESFKTKTWVPSVNPQTFCDGLLTSTGKLTFPIILDHVDAICMATEEQIARAMKFVWERMKLVIEPSAAVPLAVVFYSPEFHEAAARWSADKQAGLNIGIVISGGNVNMQAALNIINSVSEK
- a CDS encoding haloacid dehalogenase-like hydrolase domain protein; the protein is MLGILRSIKYNKVSLSSAIRTSYVEAGLKSTHVRSLHGVSRRRPPVAFAFDIDGVLLRGHTPIPAAFEAMKILEGQNELGVIPFITLTNGGGVIEDTRAKELSTQLNTNIKTSQVIQAHTIIKSLVPKYRGKAVLVLGGIGDSVRRVAESYGLDAYTPLDILAWESTISPFHTLTKEEQSTTRPGNFSTTPIHAVIVFHDPRNWLLDTQVVCDVLQGRYVEPSLWEKMKKANPSPVDLIFCNPDLIWRAAFPQPRLGQGGFITAFQAVYQAQFGEAYPFTQYGKPCKDTYDWAKIVLKNQIAEMERTDPNHIETPPIYMIGDNPASDIAGPTGPVGDRFLYILEFMIPRPAEDVAQAVHWALKREAGKVIAGA
- a CDS encoding cytoplasm protein yields the protein MVNTPQLITDTVSYNHSESELDHLIMVPGHAIWKGGDPEEHEKDSEWVLDVAQAGRGNPKAFYAHIAKGAELALADKNSLLIFSGGQTRKPTHLTEAQSYLSLALSSKLLPVTPSDTFLRATTEDFALDSYQNLVFSVARFKERTGRYPNRITVVGFGVKKQRFEKLHARAIRWPVNSFSYVGVDVADQVDLEIAEDGEHKNGFIPYMRDLYGCHDFLAAKRRSRNTAARFHPYHNSAPELADLLDWCPPSRHLLFSGPLPWSHRA
- a CDS encoding Rho GTPase-activating-like protein; this encodes MKATMSHWSRVLRRLHKRRKTEHVVSETDQVVLTLPLPIANPGPITRDIAVLRVYNPKVSSMDDRHFHKAHHTNSSTDSSQRWTTADEGSTASDPTAWGSNFWVTIIDPQTQNHFYACPATGECSWDPPAGNFVLPPSSEGEWWELQDESRSLPYYYHTRTGETSWTRPKGAFIIPLGIVQTTTLGRRLSRTHHPVGSVASTSVSTIPEEEPAKSRARSSSASMRRTTSDHLRPHISSLPPIPSSPHNSASAVDISANQDGRLDPGKPARTRTVSTGARSVGRSGGASYLQGQTEHSLDAAAAGIVSSGSPDSKVVPGEFASTTRMVVPDKEKEKSPSPRNKGKWVPPLSPKDKDGKPKPSNKREKEPESDASDVDLHVAGNTGKTSSGGISANAADGIPSGLGPPPSMRPMSEQIVRPQAQVDDPAPSRVTFDAGPRPTMDTAHHSVDTTQTPEYAVHSLSADVKLPRMSARDLKIGNPILDPEAAASMSPINRERTRPIPVEAMGTKRLSTGDHRMLPRQLAEDIQQFQVSDFARRYFSTHRTGLIFRRRVPVEQLMVWQKQPLTSPLLILNRSLHKNAVLVFKVIQRIMGDRERDRPVGVRVPTSESLLSSNSSLNDPSISPGRRSKSGSKPGATGGKSGGLTTGDVLEEERWLLAEGIEHGELRDEIYCQVVKQLTDNPSPESAFRGWQLLCVLLVTFPPSKNFEGYLRSFMLSKIKQTEGRIDVMAKYCLHRLPVIAKKGPRGKPPTATEITNAADSAFNPSTFGESLSAIMRLQERTYADSKVPIILPFLADGILALGGTKSEGIFRIPGDADEVSDLRVRIDKGFYNLEGIDDCNVPASLFKLWLRELQEPLIPANMYNACIQAAEDPERVVALVKELPTNNRRVLLFVISFLQLFLPESVQSVTKMTSANMALVMAPNLLRCDSESMAVVFTNARFEHMFVHNLLCHLKCSKVDPDYVPIHGLGASSSKGSLGQRMSQRPRTKSNVHRESAPLGHT